A stretch of Endozoicomonas sp. SCSIO W0465 DNA encodes these proteins:
- a CDS encoding RICIN domain-containing protein: MFEPEAHVKLRSLYADNLCLTNQNGRIIGKACVPNNRHQTWGLDAKERYKSRSGNNQCLGIDDNNGLYVDTCNENLSQKWYWEDEKLVSRKIDDHGHNLVLQWHGEESDQIEVISEPLSDGLDSSWRNELSVLM; encoded by the coding sequence ATATTTGAGCCTGAAGCACATGTAAAACTTCGGTCACTGTATGCTGATAACCTTTGCCTGACAAACCAGAATGGACGGATTATCGGTAAGGCGTGCGTACCCAATAATCGCCATCAAACCTGGGGGCTTGATGCTAAAGAACGTTATAAAAGCCGAAGTGGCAACAACCAGTGTTTGGGTATAGATGATAATAACGGCCTTTATGTCGACACCTGTAATGAAAATCTGAGTCAGAAGTGGTATTGGGAAGATGAAAAACTGGTCTCTCGTAAAATAGACGATCATGGGCATAATCTGGTTTTGCAATGGCACGGTGAAGAAAGCGATCAGATCGAAGTCATTTCTGAACCTTTGTCAGATGGCCTGGATTCGTCATGGCGAAATGAATTAAGTGTGTTGATGTGA
- a CDS encoding nuclear transport factor 2 family protein, with protein MAFNSGDLIGFSAFYEKNAVLHISPFGSYSGVDEIKAFWQSLIDQDFKVLEYFGIQMTRVADDQIILRGSWTMNKASGLIHKELWALQDNGYVLMREAELEAVV; from the coding sequence ATGGCCTTTAATTCTGGTGATCTTATCGGATTTTCCGCTTTTTATGAAAAAAATGCAGTATTACATATTTCACCTTTTGGTTCTTATTCAGGTGTCGATGAAATCAAGGCGTTTTGGCAAAGTTTGATTGACCAAGATTTCAAAGTACTGGAGTATTTTGGTATTCAGATGACGAGGGTAGCTGATGACCAAATCATATTGCGAGGTAGCTGGACGATGAATAAAGCAAGTGGTTTAATCCATAAAGAGTTGTGGGCTTTACAGGATAATGGTTATGTTTTAATGCGTGAAGCCGAATTAGAAGCGGTCGTCTAA
- a CDS encoding IS1595 family transposase, producing the protein MCKNTIQFQKGLGIMQFLANYGSEEQCENALSSWRWPDGFQCPKCGSRSFCKLHRKAEFQCNCCRCQTSLTSNTIFDSTKLPLATWFLGIYLVTQNKAGISCLTLHRQLGISYNAALRMKHKLMQVMMERDNSWQLSGFVQIDDAYWGGERHGGRRGRGSENKAPFVAAVQTDADNHPIYMKFNAVDNFRRKTIQEWAEHALKKGVRAVSDGLSCFRGIEDAGCQHTAIITGGGHASMENELFTWVNTMLGNVKTAITGTYHKLDPKHLGRYLSEFNYRFNRRFDMPSMISRLGRAAVNTAPMPDRLLKLPDVQWKPG; encoded by the coding sequence ATGTGTAAAAACACCATTCAGTTCCAAAAAGGCCTTGGCATTATGCAATTTCTGGCTAATTACGGCAGTGAAGAGCAGTGTGAGAACGCGCTGTCCTCTTGGCGCTGGCCAGATGGCTTCCAATGCCCGAAGTGTGGCTCCCGCAGTTTCTGCAAGCTTCACCGGAAAGCTGAATTCCAGTGCAATTGCTGCCGTTGCCAAACCTCGCTTACCAGTAACACTATCTTTGACTCAACAAAGCTGCCTCTAGCTACCTGGTTTCTGGGTATCTATCTCGTCACCCAGAATAAAGCGGGGATTTCTTGCCTGACGCTTCATCGACAACTTGGCATTTCCTACAATGCCGCATTGCGCATGAAACACAAACTCATGCAGGTCATGATGGAAAGAGATAACAGCTGGCAGTTGAGTGGTTTTGTTCAGATTGATGACGCCTATTGGGGCGGAGAGCGCCACGGAGGCCGCCGGGGCAGAGGCTCAGAGAACAAAGCCCCCTTCGTGGCCGCAGTTCAGACAGATGCTGATAACCACCCTATCTACATGAAGTTCAATGCCGTTGATAACTTCCGGCGAAAAACCATTCAGGAGTGGGCAGAACATGCCCTGAAAAAGGGTGTCCGGGCCGTCAGCGATGGCTTGTCCTGTTTCCGGGGTATTGAAGATGCCGGATGCCAGCACACAGCCATCATTACCGGTGGTGGGCATGCATCCATGGAGAATGAGTTGTTCACCTGGGTAAATACCATGCTGGGAAACGTGAAAACAGCGATTACCGGTACTTACCATAAGCTCGACCCCAAGCATCTGGGCCGTTATCTATCAGAGTTCAACTATCGGTTTAACCGGCGTTTTGATATGCCTTCAATGATCTCAAGGCTAGGTCGGGCTGCAGTCAATACAGCACCGATGCCGGATCGACTTCTCAAACTGCCAGACGTCCAGTGGAAACCGGGTTAG
- a CDS encoding transposase, translating into MDVVTGKIITLVRDTWTEQDFAGWLDSMLMSDPTATGWHFVMDRLNTHMSEAAFRAVARIEGTAEKELGVKKKSGILKNMKTRAAYLSDVSHKVVFHYTPKHASWLNQIEIWFSILVRRFLKRNSFTSTADLKARLQQFVDFFNEKMPKPFKWTHKRSAITDIILYGG; encoded by the coding sequence ATGGATGTGGTAACGGGCAAGATTATTACTTTGGTAAGAGACACCTGGACGGAACAAGATTTTGCAGGCTGGCTTGATAGCATGCTGATGAGTGATCCAACTGCTACAGGTTGGCATTTTGTCATGGATCGTCTGAATACCCATATGTCAGAGGCTGCGTTCAGGGCGGTCGCCAGAATTGAAGGTACAGCAGAAAAAGAGCTGGGAGTTAAAAAGAAATCCGGCATTCTCAAGAACATGAAAACACGGGCTGCTTACTTGAGCGATGTGTCCCACAAGGTGGTGTTCCACTATACCCCGAAGCACGCATCATGGCTGAACCAGATAGAGATATGGTTTTCGATTCTGGTGAGGCGCTTTCTGAAACGAAACAGTTTTACATCGACCGCAGACCTGAAGGCTCGTCTCCAGCAGTTTGTGGACTTCTTCAATGAGAAAATGCCCAAGCCTTTTAAGTGGACTCATAAAAGGTCGGCCATTACAGATATAATACTGTATGGGGGTTAG
- a CDS encoding IS66 family transposase: MIPELPATMSAEILLKENAELRMRVACLEERCRELEEKVGKNSQNSSKPPSSDGYQKPCKNSNSPDHSDDLSADKGTDPSDEKPNPKSLRQSSGNKAGGKKGHQGTCLKQVDIPDYIEYLPVKECNKCQASLLDSEPVKYIERQVFEPGRPGEFEVTAHRAEVKICTCGCRNQAEFPEGVTAAAQYGSATQAMAVYLNQYHFLPFKRVSEYFNTLYKMSVSAGTVANFVARTYENLASTEEVIRDALRESSVAGADETGMRAEGSLHWLHVMRDEQWTLYYLSEKRGREAMDTMGILLTFAGVLVHDHWKSYFAYAATHVLCNAHHLRELLGVVDRDSNQLALRLMKLLRLSWHYCKGFKTIGMLQMPSVVCERIEKIYDRLLQRALMKEVVYMEKQREELKRKKVKNTKAYNLFKRLTEFKAETLRFMSDFTIPFDNNGSERDVRMAKLKQKISGCFRSADGGSMFARIRSYLSSARKQGMDIYQSLHRAVRNYCNMPLLSAE; encoded by the coding sequence ATGATTCCAGAACTACCCGCAACTATGTCGGCTGAGATTCTCTTGAAAGAGAATGCAGAGCTGCGGATGAGAGTTGCCTGTCTGGAAGAGCGATGTCGAGAATTGGAAGAAAAGGTTGGCAAGAACAGTCAAAACAGCAGCAAGCCGCCATCGTCTGATGGTTATCAAAAACCTTGTAAAAACAGTAATTCTCCAGATCATTCTGACGACCTTTCCGCAGATAAAGGTACCGATCCATCGGATGAAAAACCCAATCCTAAAAGTCTGAGACAGTCTTCTGGTAATAAAGCCGGTGGAAAGAAAGGGCATCAGGGCACTTGTCTTAAACAGGTCGATATCCCTGACTATATTGAGTACCTTCCGGTTAAAGAATGCAATAAATGTCAGGCGTCTCTTCTTGATAGTGAGCCGGTCAAATATATTGAACGACAGGTGTTTGAACCAGGGAGACCGGGTGAATTTGAAGTAACGGCCCATAGAGCTGAAGTAAAAATCTGCACTTGTGGTTGTCGGAATCAGGCTGAATTCCCGGAAGGTGTTACCGCTGCCGCACAATATGGCTCAGCCACACAGGCTATGGCCGTCTATCTTAACCAATACCATTTCCTGCCTTTTAAGCGCGTGTCAGAGTATTTTAATACTCTCTATAAAATGAGTGTAAGTGCAGGCACTGTCGCCAATTTTGTGGCCAGAACCTATGAAAATCTGGCTTCTACTGAAGAGGTTATTCGTGACGCCTTGCGGGAATCGTCTGTTGCCGGAGCCGATGAAACGGGTATGCGGGCCGAGGGCTCTTTGCACTGGCTACACGTTATGCGGGATGAACAATGGACGCTCTACTACTTGTCTGAAAAGCGAGGTCGTGAGGCCATGGACACGATGGGCATACTGCTAACATTTGCAGGCGTTCTGGTTCATGATCATTGGAAATCCTATTTTGCATATGCGGCAACTCACGTACTTTGCAATGCCCATCACCTGAGGGAGCTTTTGGGTGTTGTTGATAGGGACAGCAATCAACTGGCGTTGCGATTGATGAAGCTACTGAGGCTTTCCTGGCATTACTGCAAGGGCTTTAAGACCATAGGTATGCTACAGATGCCAAGTGTTGTCTGTGAACGAATCGAGAAGATTTATGACCGGTTGCTTCAGCGGGCTCTAATGAAAGAAGTCGTCTATATGGAGAAGCAACGAGAGGAGCTTAAGCGCAAGAAAGTCAAGAATACTAAAGCTTACAATCTCTTCAAACGACTCACTGAGTTCAAGGCTGAGACACTGCGCTTCATGTCAGATTTTACCATTCCCTTCGATAACAATGGCAGTGAGCGGGATGTTCGAATGGCCAAGTTAAAGCAGAAAATCTCAGGCTGCTTCAGGAGTGCAGACGGTGGTTCTATGTTTGCACGGATTCGCAGCTATTTGTCGTCTGCCAGAAAACAGGGAATGGACATATATCAATCACTTCATAGAGCTGTTCGGAATTACTGTAATATGCCTTTGCTCAGTGCTGAATAG
- a CDS encoding helix-turn-helix domain-containing protein, whose protein sequence is MELAAISSVPKLARKTGIDRGYLYRLSQGEIRTPHKYLDTLAEAMGVSPHWLGAGIGEPYDHERTVPRHRRYFRTVTVVPNEGDSYDIEAEVPNIFSSHRHIPVEEERYRYLYVPETNDYFPAYTLLTVEQESRPGPGFFVAWINGEGRKRLGSFVAHYQGMDCVYSKDPDMEVIGRVRNMDYWQAEPSEEVIRK, encoded by the coding sequence ATGGAGTTGGCAGCCATTTCCAGCGTACCCAAACTGGCCCGTAAAACGGGCATTGACCGGGGGTATCTTTACCGGTTATCCCAGGGCGAAATTCGTACCCCTCATAAGTACCTCGATACCCTGGCGGAAGCCATGGGGGTAAGCCCTCACTGGCTGGGCGCCGGAATTGGTGAACCGTACGACCATGAACGCACGGTTCCCCGGCATCGCCGCTACTTCAGAACGGTAACGGTCGTACCAAACGAAGGCGACAGTTACGATATCGAGGCGGAAGTACCGAATATTTTCAGCAGCCACCGGCATATACCGGTGGAGGAGGAGCGGTATCGGTACCTCTATGTTCCGGAGACCAATGACTATTTTCCGGCCTACACGCTGCTGACGGTAGAGCAGGAATCGCGCCCGGGCCCAGGTTTTTTTGTTGCCTGGATCAACGGGGAGGGGCGAAAGCGACTGGGCAGTTTTGTTGCCCATTACCAGGGAATGGATTGCGTGTATAGCAAAGATCCCGATATGGAGGTGATCGGCAGAGTGAGAAACATGGACTACTGGCAGGCAGAACCCAGTGAGGAGGTGATCAGAAAGTAA
- a CDS encoding VUT family protein, protein MNNNNRAVNTMRLIDYDPEKDEVLVVKAGLTTHRKIRTFIETGQVDELNRQDRARLHKMLQGHPFVFTDHCTFGGHSFSVSSQHTLLRVLRLAYMAVVILCPLAFLGQTELLGVILTGGSLFFSLSFTFLDCISELYGYRRARGLVIDVSAVLMVVGLLGQWWAEWMGLDPLIRELTGNFMALGCALFVTDMINIGIFHKLRKKMQNRGFVIRSALSSVIAMLVFAPVGGFIRFGEFWHNDAVSELIKDTTLSKIILSFCFLVIGTVIVYGTRQWRREYVK, encoded by the coding sequence ATGAACAATAACAACAGGGCTGTTAACACTATGCGATTAATCGATTACGACCCGGAAAAGGATGAGGTGCTGGTCGTCAAGGCCGGTCTGACCACACACCGCAAAATCCGAACCTTCATAGAAACCGGTCAGGTGGATGAATTGAACCGACAGGATCGGGCCAGGCTCCACAAGATGTTGCAAGGCCATCCGTTTGTGTTCACCGATCATTGCACCTTCGGTGGACACTCCTTCTCAGTCTCCTCACAACATACCCTGCTGCGGGTATTGCGCCTGGCGTATATGGCGGTGGTCATTCTCTGCCCCCTGGCGTTTCTCGGGCAGACTGAGTTGCTGGGTGTTATCCTGACTGGCGGATCACTGTTTTTTTCGCTGTCCTTTACGTTTCTGGATTGTATTTCAGAACTCTATGGGTATCGCCGGGCCAGAGGCTTGGTAATCGATGTCTCTGCTGTGCTGATGGTGGTCGGTCTGCTGGGACAGTGGTGGGCTGAATGGATGGGGTTGGACCCGCTGATCAGGGAACTGACCGGTAATTTTATGGCCCTGGGATGTGCCCTGTTTGTGACCGATATGATCAATATCGGGATTTTCCATAAGCTTCGCAAAAAGATGCAGAACCGAGGCTTTGTGATTCGCTCGGCTTTATCGTCTGTGATTGCCATGCTGGTTTTTGCGCCCGTAGGCGGTTTTATTCGCTTTGGTGAATTTTGGCATAATGATGCAGTGAGCGAATTGATCAAGGACACCACGTTGTCAAAGATCATCCTGTCGTTCTGTTTTCTGGTTATCGGCACGGTGATTGTGTATGGAACCCGGCAGTGGCGTCGTGAATACGTGAAGTAG
- a CDS encoding IS1634 family transposase — MHPHQFHIQRIDHMGLVAGMCKELGISNHLDSLVPNQSEHRNISFGETVVSMLLNGLGFTARTLHMFPEFHADKPLDKLIRPGIKPEHINDSVLGRALDQLFELDVSEVYLSLAVKAVNVLKLPCKALNLDSTSLHVDGVYNSESDVDEEDMHCIKLCRGYSRDHRPELNQAILLMMTENQAGIPVFMKASSGNVNDNKNFKKVISSHLKSYREALNNRYLIGDAALYTTDNVQILHQQGQQFITRVPSKIKEARELIDSVASCEMTPVEGAEGYESHEMLSDHAGVSQRWILVRSEQARKSEQKTLLKKMLKKSEKEAEALTSKLAKKAFKCETDALRAFDEWQSKTI, encoded by the coding sequence ATGCATCCTCATCAGTTCCACATTCAACGTATCGATCATATGGGTTTGGTTGCCGGTATGTGCAAAGAACTCGGTATCTCTAATCATCTGGATTCCCTGGTTCCTAACCAATCTGAACACCGGAATATTTCCTTTGGCGAAACCGTAGTATCAATGCTGCTTAACGGCCTTGGGTTCACTGCCCGCACGCTTCATATGTTCCCGGAGTTTCATGCTGATAAACCGCTGGATAAACTCATCAGGCCCGGTATTAAACCCGAACACATTAACGACAGTGTACTCGGCAGAGCCCTGGATCAGCTTTTTGAACTGGATGTAAGTGAGGTCTATTTATCGCTGGCTGTCAAGGCAGTGAATGTCTTAAAACTGCCGTGCAAGGCTCTGAACCTTGACTCAACAAGCTTGCATGTGGACGGCGTTTATAACAGCGAATCTGACGTCGACGAAGAAGATATGCACTGTATCAAACTCTGTCGTGGATACAGCAGGGATCATCGACCCGAGCTCAACCAGGCAATACTGCTGATGATGACGGAAAATCAGGCCGGTATTCCCGTTTTTATGAAAGCGTCCAGTGGCAACGTAAACGACAATAAAAACTTTAAAAAAGTCATCAGCAGCCATTTGAAATCCTACCGGGAAGCCCTGAATAATCGCTACCTGATTGGTGATGCAGCACTTTATACAACAGATAACGTACAGATACTTCATCAGCAGGGCCAGCAATTTATCACCCGGGTTCCGTCAAAAATCAAAGAAGCCAGAGAACTGATTGACAGTGTCGCTTCTTGTGAAATGACACCAGTGGAGGGTGCTGAGGGCTATGAGAGTCATGAAATGCTGTCAGATCATGCGGGTGTCTCCCAGCGCTGGATTCTGGTCCGCAGCGAGCAGGCTCGAAAGAGCGAACAAAAAACACTGCTGAAAAAAATGCTAAAGAAGTCTGAGAAAGAAGCAGAAGCGCTGACCAGTAAACTGGCCAAAAAAGCCTTCAAGTGTGAAACCGACGCATTGCGTGCGTTCGATGAATGGCAGTCAAAAACTATTTAG
- a CDS encoding IS1595 family transposase: MDRPPRKRRLKGAPGRGTLEKDKPPVLGMIQRGGQVIINMLSNVKKATIEPFIKKHVAPQSQIYTDEYNIYDDLESWGFRHKTVCHGKGEYARDDDKDGIYEVHVNTMEGFWSLLRSWLRPHRGISQEALPLYLGFFEFLHNIGRRGKSLLQPLVNLLVT; encoded by the coding sequence CTGGATCGTCCACCGAGAAAAAGAAGGCTTAAAGGCGCTCCGGGCCGTGGGACTCTTGAAAAAGACAAACCGCCGGTATTGGGAATGATTCAAAGGGGAGGTCAGGTCATTATCAACATGCTGTCGAACGTTAAGAAGGCGACAATCGAACCATTTATCAAGAAACACGTAGCCCCACAGAGCCAGATTTATACCGATGAATACAACATCTATGATGACCTTGAAAGCTGGGGCTTCAGACATAAAACGGTCTGTCACGGCAAAGGTGAGTATGCTCGTGATGATGACAAAGACGGTATTTACGAGGTGCATGTTAATACTATGGAGGGGTTTTGGTCACTTCTACGCTCGTGGCTAAGGCCTCACAGGGGAATATCCCAAGAGGCTTTACCCCTTTACCTTGGCTTTTTTGAGTTTTTGCATAATATTGGCCGAAGAGGCAAAAGTCTTCTTCAGCCCTTAGTCAACTTGCTGGTTACATAG
- a CDS encoding transposase produces the protein MNIGRISDLISNDTCFEMIRENRWPDGTVLCPHCDSENVKKNGHDNVQVECQHYYCKSCKRYFDDLTNTVFAGHHRPLKVWIACLYLMGLNVSNSQIAQELDLCVSDAHHMTTVLRNGVVDRKPEVILDGEVEFDEVYIVAGHKGHPEALKKSGSSTEKKKA, from the coding sequence ATGAATATAGGCCGAATCTCAGATCTCATCAGTAATGACACCTGCTTTGAGATGATCCGTGAGAACCGCTGGCCAGATGGCACTGTTCTCTGTCCGCACTGTGATTCTGAGAATGTCAAAAAGAATGGACACGACAATGTGCAGGTAGAGTGCCAGCACTATTACTGTAAGTCCTGTAAGCGCTACTTCGATGACCTGACAAATACGGTTTTCGCAGGACACCACCGACCACTCAAAGTCTGGATTGCCTGTCTCTATTTAATGGGGCTGAACGTCTCCAACAGCCAGATAGCTCAGGAACTTGATCTGTGTGTCAGTGATGCACACCATATGACCACAGTCTTACGAAATGGTGTTGTTGACCGAAAGCCTGAAGTGATTCTTGATGGCGAAGTTGAATTCGACGAGGTCTACATTGTAGCTGGTCACAAGGGACACCCTGAAGCATTAAAAAAATCTGGATCGTCCACCGAGAAAAAGAAGGCTTAA
- a CDS encoding IS1634 family transposase gives MSTKDSSAVRNSKRATIYCQAEPVITEKPCYTKVGRPEKGSKPDSIEYYVSGYPWVSVDCRKDAECSLGCFVLATNDLDDSRLSTAEVLSTYKSQQSVERGFRFLKSPEFLVSSLFLKKPERIEALLMVMTLCLLVYAAIQHRIRHELKRQSRFFPDMKRKPCQNPTARWVFFCFQGINVLLVDGHEKHVVGLQERQLTIISILGRPYQEIVTIQH, from the coding sequence ATATCCACCAAGGATAGTTCAGCAGTTCGGAATTCGAAAAGAGCCACTATTTATTGTCAGGCGGAACCTGTCATTACTGAGAAACCCTGCTATACCAAGGTAGGTCGTCCGGAGAAAGGCTCTAAACCGGACAGTATTGAATATTATGTGAGCGGATATCCTTGGGTATCCGTTGACTGTCGCAAAGATGCAGAGTGTTCTCTGGGTTGCTTTGTGCTGGCGACGAATGATCTGGACGACAGTCGGCTGAGTACAGCAGAAGTGCTAAGTACTTACAAATCACAACAGTCAGTAGAGCGTGGCTTTCGGTTTTTGAAGAGCCCGGAGTTTCTGGTTTCTTCGCTGTTTTTAAAGAAACCGGAACGAATAGAAGCCTTGCTGATGGTGATGACGCTGTGTCTGTTAGTGTATGCGGCGATTCAGCATCGAATTAGGCATGAGCTAAAACGACAGAGTCGGTTTTTCCCGGACATGAAGCGGAAACCCTGCCAAAACCCGACAGCGCGTTGGGTGTTTTTCTGCTTTCAGGGTATCAACGTGCTATTGGTCGATGGACATGAAAAGCATGTGGTTGGATTACAAGAAAGGCAGTTGACTATTATTTCAATTCTTGGGCGACCGTATCAGGAAATTGTAACTATTCAGCACTGA
- a CDS encoding IS1595 family transposase, producing the protein MQSELFQNFIDSISTLTSEQRDILNNSLLSTQIEVTEVVETTDSEPVYSESIPNNDNATPDVEKSILAQFAENPRCPKCKSHSVGRWGIRNGRQRYHCKTCDSTFNAFSGTPLARLRHPEKWNKYLAGMTHSMVLRPAAAENAIDLKTAFRWRHRFLEVINNDQAEELCGITELDETFFRESFKGQREGLPRPTRKRGNDPNKARKVPVMVARDRNRNTVDGVLENESANELCRHLNGRISIQATVCADAHLAHEKLADKLGFVFKELVTSAGQHVVEGIYHIQTVNSYHSHLKRWIGGVFQGVATRYLPHYLAWRRELTAAKKLTVGRLISRITEHWCFQPLTVT; encoded by the coding sequence ATGCAATCTGAACTCTTCCAGAATTTTATTGATTCCATTTCAACATTAACCAGTGAACAGCGAGACATTCTTAACAACTCGCTCCTTAGTACTCAAATAGAGGTTACCGAGGTAGTAGAAACCACTGACTCTGAACCTGTTTACAGTGAATCTATACCCAATAACGATAATGCAACACCTGACGTAGAAAAGAGCATACTTGCCCAATTTGCCGAAAACCCCAGGTGCCCCAAATGCAAAAGCCATAGCGTTGGTCGCTGGGGCATACGAAATGGCCGACAGCGCTACCACTGCAAGACTTGCGACTCAACGTTTAACGCCTTTAGTGGAACGCCTTTGGCAAGGCTCAGGCACCCTGAAAAATGGAACAAGTACCTCGCAGGTATGACTCACTCTATGGTCTTGCGACCAGCTGCTGCTGAGAATGCCATTGACTTGAAAACTGCGTTCCGCTGGCGTCACCGCTTTCTTGAAGTGATTAATAATGATCAAGCAGAAGAGCTTTGTGGCATTACTGAGCTTGATGAAACATTTTTCCGTGAATCCTTCAAAGGGCAAAGAGAAGGCCTTCCACGGCCAACCCGAAAGCGGGGTAATGATCCCAACAAAGCCCGAAAAGTCCCGGTAATGGTGGCTCGGGACCGTAATCGAAATACCGTTGACGGTGTATTAGAAAACGAAAGTGCTAATGAATTGTGCAGGCATTTAAATGGCCGCATATCGATACAGGCCACGGTCTGTGCGGATGCACACCTCGCTCACGAAAAACTTGCTGACAAGCTTGGATTTGTCTTCAAGGAGCTGGTGACATCAGCAGGTCAACATGTTGTTGAAGGCATCTACCACATCCAGACTGTAAATTCTTATCACAGTCATTTAAAACGCTGGATTGGCGGCGTATTCCAAGGGGTTGCAACTCGTTACCTTCCCCATTATCTGGCCTGGAGGCGAGAACTGACGGCAGCAAAAAAATTAACTGTTGGCCGGTTGATCAGCAGAATTACTGAACATTGGTGCTTCCAACCATTAACGGTAACTTAG
- a CDS encoding DUF6444 domain-containing protein: MIPELPATMSAEILLKENAELRMRVACLEERCRELEEKVGKNSQNSSKPPSSDGYQKPCKNSNSPDHSDDLSADKGTDPSDEKPNPKSLRQSSGNKAGGKKGHQGTCLKQVDIPDYIEYLPVKECNKCQGLSYR; the protein is encoded by the coding sequence ATGATTCCAGAACTACCCGCAACTATGTCGGCTGAGATTCTCTTGAAAGAGAATGCAGAGCTGCGGATGAGAGTTGCCTGTCTGGAAGAGCGATGTCGAGAATTGGAAGAAAAGGTTGGCAAGAACAGTCAAAACAGCAGCAAGCCGCCATCGTCTGATGGTTATCAAAAACCTTGTAAAAACAGTAATTCTCCAGATCATTCTGACGACCTTTCCGCAGATAAAGGTACCGATCCATCGGATGAAAAACCCAATCCTAAAAGTCTGAGACAGTCTTCTGGTAATAAAGCCGGTGGAAAGAAAGGGCATCAGGGCACTTGTCTTAAACAGGTCGATATCCCTGACTATATTGAGTACCTTCCGGTTAAAGAATGCAATAAATGTCAGGGGCTAAGTTACCGTTAA
- a CDS encoding integrase arm-type DNA-binding domain-containing protein gives MIKKITESSVSKMGEKALRDNEIRGFSCQLKKTGKYFYYEYKSPVTGTNRKHPLGKHGEITVEQARTMARAASGDVATGNDPQEQKRERRKAIEKNRQNTLRAFIEGDFRSVTPEVTADEAEKNIKRHFAKWLDKPMSQITAFDMSKWLNNYPGAPTGGNRIMNDLRGILTKAVAAGYLEKTPMSEVKRLKEDKSKKIKYLTRDYEKKLMAGLDQYDEYRRELDNQYEGKFADMLRPLVMVAIHTGMRKGELLNLKPSFSTRIRNKFPVTVQHPHINLEFSDFYTILLSTIFPQYSPA, from the coding sequence ATGATCAAGAAAATCACTGAAAGCAGTGTATCAAAAATGGGGGAGAAAGCCCTCAGGGACAATGAGATCCGAGGGTTCTCCTGCCAGTTAAAGAAAACCGGCAAATACTTCTACTACGAATACAAATCCCCCGTTACCGGAACCAACCGAAAACACCCCCTTGGCAAGCATGGGGAGATTACCGTCGAACAGGCCCGGACAATGGCAAGAGCAGCTTCTGGGGATGTAGCAACGGGGAACGACCCGCAGGAACAAAAGCGAGAGCGTCGCAAGGCGATTGAAAAAAACCGACAAAATACCCTGCGGGCTTTTATTGAAGGCGACTTCAGAAGCGTCACCCCTGAGGTAACGGCGGACGAAGCCGAGAAAAACATCAAACGTCATTTCGCAAAGTGGCTTGATAAGCCCATGTCCCAGATTACCGCCTTTGATATGAGCAAGTGGCTCAACAATTACCCCGGCGCCCCCACGGGTGGCAACCGGATTATGAACGATCTTCGGGGCATTCTGACCAAAGCCGTCGCGGCTGGCTATCTGGAGAAAACCCCGATGTCCGAAGTCAAACGGCTCAAAGAGGACAAGAGCAAAAAGATCAAATACCTGACCCGTGACTATGAGAAAAAACTCATGGCCGGTCTGGATCAATACGACGAGTACCGTCGGGAACTGGATAACCAGTACGAAGGCAAGTTTGCCGATATGCTCCGGCCATTAGTCATGGTGGCCATCCACACCGGCATGCGCAAAGGTGAATTGCTCAACCTTAAACCGTCATTCAGCACCCGTATCAGGAATAAATTTCCTGTAACTGTTCAGCACCCCCACATAAATCTGGAATTTTCTGATTTTTATACCATCCTCTTAAGCACCATTTTTCCACAATATTCGCCAGCATGA